A region of Vibrio porteresiae DSM 19223 DNA encodes the following proteins:
- a CDS encoding amidohydrolase family protein: MQGTHFTGINLSVLLIATGCTSTAPKTTHVDLMVTNGQVLTMDKEHHVYPQGVVVINGDTIIAVGDASLAKQYSASKVINAKNGIVLPGMVNTHNHLPMIAFRGLGEEGIENRLFAYFFPLEKEKLNRTLIHNATLLGASELALGGVTTYADMYYHMDEMAQATKQVGLRAVLGETVIKYPVVDAPTPYGGLEYGENFVKTYLHDPLITPAFAPHAAYTVGSKELQRIHELSVKYNVPTLIHAAEFPHEEQRLEDGLAAKSPVDYLYKLGVLDKHMVLAHGVNFSEDDLKLIQQADAGVAYNPMANAKGATGIAPAWDMLKQHIRIGLGTDGPMSSNQVDLWRTLSYAANMQRLRYHDRTIMIPRQVIEMATIGGAKALHMEDQIGSLEPGKKADVIVVETHSMNMMPNYNPYATLVYQANPSNVEYTIVNGKIVMANRKLTNIDEDEIRTKTIAIENDIRIFAQELAKKAIQSKSVMD; this comes from the coding sequence ATGCAAGGAACGCATTTCACTGGGATCAATTTAAGTGTATTGCTCATCGCTACGGGCTGCACTTCGACCGCGCCAAAAACAACTCATGTCGACTTAATGGTGACTAATGGACAAGTGCTCACTATGGATAAAGAACATCATGTTTATCCACAAGGGGTTGTGGTGATTAATGGTGACACCATTATCGCCGTTGGTGATGCTTCTTTAGCAAAGCAATACTCAGCAAGTAAAGTCATTAACGCCAAGAACGGTATTGTTCTACCTGGCATGGTGAATACCCATAACCACTTACCCATGATTGCTTTTCGTGGTTTAGGTGAAGAAGGGATTGAAAATCGGCTGTTCGCCTATTTTTTCCCTCTAGAAAAAGAGAAGTTAAACCGAACTTTAATTCATAATGCCACCCTACTAGGCGCTAGCGAACTCGCTTTAGGCGGAGTAACGACTTATGCAGATATGTATTACCACATGGATGAAATGGCTCAAGCCACTAAACAAGTCGGGCTGCGAGCTGTACTCGGCGAAACAGTGATTAAGTATCCGGTAGTTGATGCACCTACCCCCTATGGTGGCCTTGAATATGGTGAAAATTTTGTAAAAACCTACCTGCACGACCCACTCATTACGCCTGCTTTCGCCCCTCATGCCGCTTACACAGTTGGTAGTAAAGAGTTACAACGTATCCATGAATTATCCGTCAAATACAATGTGCCAACGTTAATTCATGCCGCAGAATTCCCCCATGAAGAGCAGCGTTTGGAAGACGGTTTAGCGGCAAAATCCCCTGTCGATTATCTGTATAAATTGGGCGTATTAGATAAGCATATGGTGCTGGCTCATGGCGTCAATTTTTCAGAAGACGACCTCAAACTCATCCAGCAAGCTGATGCGGGTGTGGCTTACAATCCGATGGCCAACGCCAAAGGGGCAACGGGCATTGCCCCTGCTTGGGATATGCTTAAACAACATATTCGGATTGGTTTAGGCACCGATGGACCAATGAGTTCCAACCAAGTAGACTTATGGCGCACTCTAAGTTATGCCGCCAATATGCAGCGGCTACGCTATCACGACCGAACCATTATGATTCCTCGCCAAGTTATTGAAATGGCGACAATAGGTGGCGCCAAAGCACTGCACATGGAAGATCAAATCGGCTCGTTAGAACCAGGGAAAAAGGCCGATGTCATTGTGGTGGAAACCCATTCGATGAACATGATGCCAAACTACAACCCCTATGCTACCTTGGTGTATCAAGCCAATCCTTCGAACGTCGAGTACACCATTGTTAATGGCAAGATCGTCATGGCCAACCGAAAACTCACCAATATCGATGAAGATGAGATTCGCACCAAAACGATCGCTATCGAAAATGACATCCGTATATTTGCCCAAGAATTGGCTAAAAAGGCGATTCAGTCGAAAAGTGTTATGGATTAA
- a CDS encoding YbaK/EbsC family protein, producing the protein MSVEQVKSFLAERAPEIKVTELAESTATVADAALAFGVEPGQIAKTLSVHLEQGVALIVMAGDAKIHNGKFKRLFGLKPRMLKGEEVEPLTGFFPGGVCPFTTQAGVAVFCDESLKAYDIVLPAGGNANSGVKISPKRLAEICTAEWVDVAKEPVEA; encoded by the coding sequence ATGAGCGTTGAGCAGGTGAAATCGTTTCTGGCTGAGCGAGCACCAGAGATAAAAGTCACCGAGTTAGCAGAAAGCACAGCAACCGTTGCCGATGCCGCTCTGGCCTTTGGCGTCGAGCCAGGACAGATTGCTAAAACCTTATCGGTGCATTTAGAGCAAGGGGTAGCGCTTATTGTCATGGCTGGGGATGCTAAAATTCATAATGGTAAATTTAAGCGTTTGTTTGGTTTAAAACCTCGCATGCTTAAAGGAGAAGAGGTCGAGCCATTGACGGGGTTCTTTCCCGGTGGAGTCTGCCCTTTCACGACACAAGCGGGTGTCGCCGTATTCTGTGATGAGAGTTTAAAAGCCTACGACATCGTTCTACCTGCTGGCGGAAACGCTAACTCAGGAGTCAAAATTTCCCCGAAACGCCTAGCGGAGATTTGCACCGCCGAATGGGTTGATGTCGCGAAAGAGCCAGTCGAAGCATAG
- a CDS encoding DMT family transporter, translating into MESSKHNFMIGLMLSSTTALFWGMIPIALKLSSGFADPVTLTWARFTFAAIVVFLWQWQHHKLYEFRSLNRNEWFRLFGSGLFLIINYTFFAWGVTYLRPEVAQLAMQVSPIFMALGGYLFLKERISVPQIVCFGLLIVGLLIFFHPVLMGTYDGDMHTLITGVVIIFISAFSWCIYALMQKTLFHKLSSSNILLMIYLFAMVTMAPFSTPSKLMTMSGDDTWIMLFCCINTIVAYGAFTQALRYWQTVQVSAVIAMVPVVVFVLTELCVLFGLWSNIISESHLDWMSYLGMILVVMAAVSVQIVSARAGHKKKAKAKTVEAHAM; encoded by the coding sequence ATGGAAAGCTCGAAGCATAACTTTATGATTGGTTTGATGTTAAGTTCCACAACAGCATTGTTTTGGGGAATGATCCCTATTGCGTTGAAGCTCTCTAGTGGATTTGCCGACCCTGTGACCTTGACTTGGGCTCGCTTTACTTTTGCCGCCATTGTGGTGTTTTTGTGGCAATGGCAACATCATAAACTCTATGAATTTCGGTCACTGAATCGTAATGAGTGGTTTCGTCTTTTTGGCTCTGGTCTGTTTCTCATCATTAACTATACGTTTTTTGCTTGGGGGGTAACCTATTTACGCCCTGAGGTGGCTCAGTTGGCGATGCAAGTGTCGCCTATTTTTATGGCTCTGGGTGGCTACCTCTTTTTGAAAGAGCGGATTTCTGTGCCTCAAATAGTCTGCTTTGGTTTACTGATTGTTGGATTGCTGATCTTTTTCCATCCGGTGTTAATGGGCACATATGATGGGGATATGCATACTCTCATTACGGGTGTTGTGATTATTTTTATCTCGGCGTTCAGTTGGTGTATTTATGCTCTGATGCAAAAAACGCTCTTTCATAAATTGAGCTCTTCCAACATCTTGCTGATGATTTACTTGTTTGCCATGGTCACGATGGCGCCATTTTCTACTCCCAGCAAGCTAATGACGATGAGCGGTGATGATACTTGGATTATGTTGTTCTGCTGTATCAACACGATTGTTGCCTATGGTGCATTTACCCAAGCACTGCGTTATTGGCAAACGGTGCAGGTAAGTGCTGTTATCGCCATGGTTCCTGTGGTGGTGTTTGTGCTCACTGAACTATGTGTACTGTTTGGCTTGTGGTCGAATATTATCAGTGAATCTCACCTCGATTGGATGAGTTACCTTGGCATGATTCTGGTGGTCATGGCTGCAGTGAGTGTCCAAATCGTCAGTGCCCGAGCCGGTCATAAGAAAAAGGCCAAAGCCAAAACCGTCGAAGCTCACGCGATGTAA
- a CDS encoding 5-methyltetrahydropteroyltriglutamate--homocysteine S-methyltransferase encodes MAIRPPFRSDVVGSYLRPDYLHQARADFKAGKISQGDLTEVENRAITELVEQQKAAGLKVITDGEFRRGFWHIDFLENLNGIEGYVPDQGYNQKFHGKAAPSYNIRVIDRVSFNADHPFLGHFDFLKKVAETDDSFVAKATIPAPTMILRQEVLANNDTSKLLEVYPNLDDFYADLAKAYRDAVQAFYAAGCRYLQFDDTNWAFLADANKRAELKEKGIDVNDIAKVCSDIINGALEGKPEDMVVTTHICRGNHASSWLFSGGYEPVAEQLFATNYDGYFLEYDNDRAGDFAPLRHWANNGSRIVLGLVTSKFADLEDKDLIKARIQEAQEYVPLENLCLSPQCGFASTEEGNKLTVEAQWAKIRLINDIVADVWPQA; translated from the coding sequence ATGGCAATTCGCCCTCCTTTCCGTTCAGATGTTGTAGGTAGCTACTTACGTCCAGACTATTTACATCAAGCTCGTGCTGATTTTAAAGCGGGTAAGATTTCTCAAGGTGATCTGACCGAGGTGGAAAACCGTGCGATTACTGAGTTAGTTGAACAGCAAAAAGCGGCTGGCCTAAAAGTGATCACTGACGGTGAATTTCGCCGTGGTTTCTGGCATATCGATTTTCTAGAAAACCTAAATGGTATTGAAGGTTACGTACCAGACCAAGGTTACAACCAAAAATTCCATGGTAAAGCAGCGCCTTCATACAACATCCGTGTGATTGACCGAGTTTCTTTCAATGCAGATCACCCATTCCTTGGTCACTTCGATTTTCTGAAAAAAGTGGCAGAAACCGACGACTCGTTTGTCGCGAAAGCAACGATTCCAGCGCCAACCATGATTTTGCGTCAAGAAGTACTGGCTAACAACGATACGTCTAAACTGCTTGAAGTTTACCCAAACCTTGATGATTTCTATGCCGATTTGGCGAAAGCTTATCGCGACGCGGTACAAGCATTCTATGCTGCGGGCTGTCGTTACCTTCAATTCGATGACACAAACTGGGCATTTTTGGCTGACGCAAACAAACGTGCCGAATTGAAAGAAAAAGGCATCGACGTTAACGACATCGCCAAAGTGTGTTCAGATATCATCAATGGTGCACTCGAAGGTAAGCCAGAAGATATGGTAGTGACCACTCACATTTGTCGTGGTAACCATGCTTCTTCATGGTTGTTCTCAGGTGGTTATGAGCCAGTGGCTGAACAGTTGTTTGCGACTAACTATGACGGCTATTTCCTAGAGTACGACAACGATCGTGCAGGAGATTTTGCACCGCTACGTCACTGGGCAAATAACGGTAGCCGCATTGTGCTTGGCCTAGTAACTTCTAAATTTGCTGACCTTGAAGATAAAGACCTCATTAAAGCGCGTATTCAAGAAGCTCAAGAATATGTGCCGCTAGAAAACCTATGCTTAAGTCCTCAATGTGGTTTTGCATCAACAGAAGAAGGCAACAAACTGACTGTTGAAGCACAGTGGGCAAAAATTCGTTTGATCAATGACATCGTTGCAGACGTTTGGCCACAAGCATAA
- a CDS encoding LysR family transcriptional regulator produces MQDISAVNVRSLQFFIGVFDSQSFSIVARREGVSASMVSRIIKQLEDSLGQQLFYRNTRAVIPTEAGRLFAGYARNVLQQLDEAQKELLERQEEPTGLVRINAPVYFGQKHIAPWLFGLTERYPNLTIELLQTDDFIDPHKDAADVLFRIGTLVDSSFHARIFGMQKYYLAAAPSYVKKYGIPTTPAELKRHKSLVYKGSSGQNRWLFRQMGEEWLQSEVTSLLTSNNAQTIVSCALQGMGIVLFPDWLIGEYLQSGQLVRLLPDYQAASNMEPQHIAAIYPYARHPSINIRAVIDYFVEVYGDPLYWNVE; encoded by the coding sequence ATGCAGGATATCAGTGCGGTGAATGTCCGCTCATTGCAGTTTTTTATTGGTGTGTTTGATTCACAGAGCTTTTCGATTGTTGCTCGACGTGAAGGGGTCTCTGCGTCCATGGTGTCGAGAATCATCAAGCAACTGGAAGATTCACTAGGCCAGCAGCTTTTCTACCGAAACACTCGTGCGGTTATTCCTACTGAGGCGGGAAGGTTATTCGCTGGTTATGCGCGTAATGTATTACAGCAATTGGACGAAGCACAGAAGGAGTTGCTTGAACGCCAAGAAGAGCCGACCGGTTTAGTGCGAATTAATGCTCCGGTTTATTTTGGGCAGAAACACATTGCGCCTTGGCTCTTTGGATTGACCGAACGATATCCGAATTTAACGATAGAGTTGCTTCAAACGGATGATTTTATTGATCCACATAAAGATGCAGCGGATGTTCTTTTTCGAATCGGGACCTTAGTCGATTCTTCCTTTCATGCCCGCATTTTTGGCATGCAGAAGTATTACCTAGCGGCTGCACCAAGTTACGTCAAAAAGTACGGTATTCCGACAACGCCAGCAGAACTAAAAAGGCACAAGAGCTTGGTTTATAAAGGCTCTTCTGGACAAAATCGTTGGTTGTTTCGTCAAATGGGAGAAGAGTGGCTACAGTCTGAAGTGACCTCTTTACTTACCTCCAATAATGCACAAACCATAGTGAGTTGTGCCTTGCAAGGCATGGGAATAGTCTTGTTCCCGGATTGGTTGATTGGCGAATATTTGCAATCTGGGCAATTGGTTCGTTTGTTACCTGACTATCAAGCGGCATCGAATATGGAACCGCAACATATTGCGGCTATCTATCCTTATGCTCGTCATCCTTCGATCAATATACGAGCTGTGATTGATTACTTTGTTGAAGTCTATGGTGATCCTCTCTATTGGAACGTGGAATAG
- a CDS encoding DMT family transporter has product MQLLLILLVILGGMSLSVEAGLLGPLGAAVGGLWATFSIFGVGAALTFLLMLFFSPRNSPSFFSQPSWTLIGGVLGPIYVVILTFSTPSIGIALTMVGILAGQIFKSLLIDHYGWFGVPHREVDKKRIIALLFIIAALILMAKG; this is encoded by the coding sequence ATGCAATTATTATTGATTTTACTGGTGATACTCGGGGGAATGAGCTTGTCGGTTGAAGCTGGTTTACTGGGACCACTAGGTGCGGCAGTCGGTGGTTTGTGGGCAACCTTTAGTATTTTTGGTGTCGGAGCGGCCCTTACTTTTCTGTTAATGTTGTTTTTCAGCCCTCGCAACAGTCCCTCATTTTTTTCACAACCGAGTTGGACATTAATCGGTGGTGTTCTCGGTCCAATTTATGTTGTTATTTTGACCTTTTCGACCCCAAGTATTGGTATCGCGCTCACCATGGTAGGCATTTTGGCAGGACAAATTTTTAAAAGTCTGCTCATCGACCACTATGGTTGGTTTGGCGTACCGCACCGCGAAGTTGATAAAAAGCGCATTATTGCTCTGCTATTTATTATTGCTGCACTCATTTTGATGGCTAAGGGGTAA
- a CDS encoding DMT family transporter, whose translation MTLIMILLAIIGGAVLSIQAACNGQLGSKVGVFRSAFLTFSVGAIVTALLIFFFEPKHALTLLDVPKWQLLGALCGVPYILIMVLAVQRIGTAVATVAVIFGQLAMSMLIDNFGWLGNESIPFSTTRLAAIACLGAALYFIHSSNKKTMD comes from the coding sequence ATGACATTAATTATGATTTTATTAGCCATTATTGGCGGCGCTGTTCTGAGTATTCAAGCTGCCTGCAATGGCCAATTAGGAAGTAAAGTTGGCGTTTTTCGCAGTGCTTTCTTAACCTTTTCGGTTGGAGCCATCGTCACCGCCTTACTCATTTTCTTCTTTGAGCCAAAACACGCTTTAACGTTACTTGATGTGCCTAAATGGCAACTACTTGGCGCGCTATGTGGTGTCCCTTATATCTTGATTATGGTACTCGCCGTACAACGGATTGGCACAGCCGTTGCGACCGTCGCTGTTATTTTTGGCCAGCTTGCGATGAGTATGTTGATCGATAATTTCGGTTGGTTAGGAAACGAAAGTATTCCATTTTCAACCACACGCTTGGCAGCAATCGCGTGCTTAGGAGCCGCACTCTACTTTATTCATTCCAGCAATAAAAAGACCATGGATTGA
- a CDS encoding aminotransferase-like domain-containing protein translates to MAKKPQLRRKLHLHKQQTVKCLQQHFPSDVLIHVNAGGYFVWVELPKQVDTLKLYHDALAKMITIAPGKMFSSMEEFRHCFRINTSFELTEPRIRAIKMLSSLIKAQFNHA, encoded by the coding sequence ATGGCAAAAAAGCCCCAGTTGCGACGCAAACTGCATCTGCATAAGCAGCAAACTGTAAAATGCCTGCAGCAGCATTTCCCCAGTGATGTGCTAATTCACGTCAACGCTGGCGGCTACTTTGTTTGGGTTGAACTGCCCAAGCAAGTCGATACGCTCAAGCTCTATCACGATGCGTTAGCTAAGATGATCACCATCGCGCCAGGGAAAATGTTTTCCTCCATGGAAGAGTTCCGTCACTGCTTTCGCATCAATACCTCATTTGAACTGACTGAACCGCGCATTCGAGCGATCAAAATGTTGTCTTCGCTGATTAAGGCGCAGTTCAATCACGCTTAA
- a CDS encoding DUF1820 family protein, which produces MSAKNPLYKVSFIQAGQRYEVYVHEVVTSSLFGFIELGDFVWDNHTTIVVDPSHERLKNEFAKVERTYIPLHSVLRIDQVAEQGSAKIVDLGDKVTQFPSPIYTPSR; this is translated from the coding sequence ATGAGTGCAAAGAATCCTCTGTATAAAGTCTCTTTTATTCAAGCTGGTCAAAGGTATGAAGTGTACGTCCATGAAGTAGTGACCAGTAGCTTGTTTGGTTTTATCGAACTGGGTGATTTTGTGTGGGACAATCACACCACCATAGTCGTCGACCCAAGTCATGAACGGCTAAAAAACGAGTTTGCGAAAGTGGAACGAACCTATATCCCATTGCACAGTGTGCTGCGTATCGATCAAGTGGCAGAACAAGGCTCGGCAAAAATTGTTGATCTTGGTGATAAAGTGACACAATTCCCCAGCCCAATTTACACCCCATCTCGTTAA
- a CDS encoding MetQ/NlpA family ABC transporter substrate-binding protein, which translates to MKGIKVISQFCLAAALITGLTACGQEDTQEIKVGATVGPHAQVVEAVAKEAAKQGLKVKVVEFNDYVTPDAALADGSIDLNSYQHLPFLQNYNANHNSNLVSVGQSILMRMGVYSKKYKSLEELPDNARIAIPNDPTNGGRGLLLLQSAKLIRLKTGVGYNATVNDVIDNPKHFELLEIDAAQLPRTLDDVDAAAITMNYVMSAGLDPKQTGIYMEPKDAPLAVMVVAARAEDKDNANYKKFMQIFQSEATKQYLEQAFKGTIEPAF; encoded by the coding sequence ATGAAAGGAATAAAAGTCATCAGCCAATTTTGTTTAGCAGCGGCCTTAATCACAGGTCTAACCGCGTGTGGACAAGAAGATACTCAAGAAATTAAAGTCGGTGCAACGGTAGGACCACACGCTCAAGTGGTTGAAGCAGTAGCAAAAGAAGCAGCCAAACAAGGGCTTAAAGTGAAAGTTGTCGAATTTAACGACTACGTGACACCCGATGCCGCCCTTGCTGATGGCAGCATTGATTTAAACAGCTACCAACACCTACCGTTCCTTCAAAACTACAATGCTAACCATAACAGTAACTTGGTTTCTGTAGGTCAATCAATCTTAATGCGTATGGGTGTTTATTCTAAAAAATACAAATCGTTAGAAGAACTACCAGACAATGCGCGTATCGCGATTCCTAACGATCCTACCAATGGTGGTCGTGGCCTACTGTTACTGCAAAGTGCCAAACTGATCCGTCTAAAAACAGGGGTTGGTTATAACGCTACAGTTAACGACGTGATTGATAATCCAAAACATTTTGAATTACTTGAAATCGATGCTGCTCAGTTACCTCGCACATTAGACGATGTTGATGCCGCCGCCATTACCATGAACTACGTGATGTCTGCAGGGCTTGATCCGAAACAAACCGGTATCTACATGGAACCTAAAGACGCGCCACTTGCTGTGATGGTGGTTGCAGCTCGCGCCGAAGATAAAGACAACGCTAACTACAAAAAATTTATGCAAATTTTCCAATCTGAAGCGACTAAGCAATATTTGGAACAAGCCTTCAAAGGCACCATAGAACCTGCATTCTAA
- a CDS encoding cellulase family glycosylhydrolase: protein MKKVTGMTPSALALAMALISGSALADVPALTVSGNQILSGGEVTSFAGNSFFWSNTGWGQEKMYNASVVKWLKDDWKSSIVRVAVGGDESGSYLEDPSGNLARAEKVIDAAIANDMYVIIDFHTHHGEDKEASAIAFFQKMATLYGDQNNVIYEIYNEPLSVSWSNVIKPYAEDVIAAIRAIDADNLIVVGTPNWSQDVDVASQDPLEGTNIAYSLHFYAGTHGQSLRDKATTALNNGIPIMVTEWGAVNSDGNGSVAESSVDAWMDFLKTNNITNLNWAVSDKSEGASIINSGASAEGNWSASDLTASGTYVKNIISNWGTEVASSDSDSSSDSSSDSSDSSSDTGSDSGTSTGDDSNSSDSGTSTASCQHVITSSWSGGFQGAIRITNTSDSTINGWNVNWSYTDGTTITQSWGATLSGSYSATNLDWNGSIAPNATVEIGFIGNGNGNASAVTGDVCQ, encoded by the coding sequence ATGAAAAAAGTAACAGGAATGACCCCCTCTGCGCTTGCGCTCGCTATGGCACTTATCAGTGGAAGTGCGCTGGCAGATGTCCCCGCTTTAACGGTCAGTGGTAATCAAATTCTTAGCGGCGGAGAAGTGACAAGCTTCGCGGGTAATAGCTTCTTTTGGAGCAACACTGGCTGGGGTCAGGAAAAAATGTACAACGCCAGTGTGGTCAAATGGCTCAAAGACGACTGGAAATCATCCATTGTTCGAGTCGCGGTCGGTGGCGACGAAAGTGGTTCTTACCTTGAAGACCCATCGGGCAACCTTGCGCGCGCAGAAAAAGTCATCGACGCAGCCATTGCCAATGATATGTACGTGATTATCGATTTTCACACCCATCACGGTGAAGACAAAGAGGCGTCTGCAATTGCTTTCTTCCAAAAGATGGCAACCCTTTATGGCGATCAAAACAACGTCATTTATGAGATTTACAACGAACCTCTGTCAGTGAGTTGGTCAAATGTGATCAAGCCTTACGCTGAAGATGTGATCGCTGCCATTCGTGCCATTGATGCTGACAACTTGATTGTCGTCGGTACACCAAATTGGTCTCAGGATGTCGACGTGGCGTCTCAAGATCCACTTGAAGGGACGAATATTGCCTATTCTCTCCATTTTTATGCGGGTACTCATGGTCAATCGTTGCGTGATAAAGCCACCACGGCACTCAACAACGGTATCCCGATTATGGTGACAGAATGGGGAGCGGTGAATTCCGATGGTAACGGCAGTGTTGCTGAGTCAAGTGTGGATGCTTGGATGGATTTTTTGAAGACCAACAACATTACTAACCTCAACTGGGCGGTGAGTGATAAGAGTGAAGGGGCTTCTATTATCAATTCCGGTGCCAGTGCAGAAGGAAATTGGTCGGCGAGCGATCTGACGGCTTCAGGCACCTATGTGAAAAACATCATCTCAAACTGGGGAACCGAAGTAGCGAGCAGTGATAGTGACAGCAGTTCTGATAGTTCCTCTGATTCTTCAGACTCCAGCAGTGACACAGGAAGTGACTCGGGTACGTCGACTGGAGATGATTCAAACAGCAGCGATAGCGGTACATCAACGGCTTCTTGTCAGCATGTGATTACTTCAAGCTGGTCTGGCGGTTTCCAAGGCGCAATTCGCATCACTAACACCAGTGATAGCACCATCAATGGTTGGAATGTGAATTGGTCATATACCGATGGCACCACAATTACCCAAAGCTGGGGAGCAACATTAAGCGGATCTTACAGTGCAACCAATTTGGATTGGAATGGCAGCATCGCACCAAACGCAACGGTGGAAATCGGATTTATTGGTAACGGTAATGGCAACGCTTCTGCAGTGACTGGTGATGTGTGCCAATAA
- a CDS encoding carboxymuconolactone decarboxylase family protein, with protein MKDLRFEKGLELLNTIDGEAGHQVINSLQDICPDLAEMTIAFPFGDIYSREGLDLRSREIATVAALTAMGSCLPQLKVHLNAALNVGVTENELKEIIIQMAGYAGFPAALNGMFMLKEVLASR; from the coding sequence ATGAAAGACTTACGTTTTGAAAAGGGCTTAGAACTTCTTAATACCATCGATGGTGAAGCAGGGCATCAAGTCATAAACAGCTTACAAGATATCTGCCCAGATCTAGCAGAAATGACAATCGCTTTCCCATTTGGTGATATTTATTCTCGAGAAGGTCTCGATTTGAGATCTAGAGAGATTGCGACGGTAGCCGCTCTTACCGCGATGGGAAGTTGTCTTCCTCAATTGAAAGTACATCTAAATGCCGCCCTGAATGTAGGCGTCACAGAAAACGAGCTAAAAGAAATTATCATCCAGATGGCGGGGTATGCTGGCTTTCCTGCGGCACTTAACGGCATGTTCATGCTTAAAGAGGTTCTCGCATCTCGATAA
- a CDS encoding MerR family transcriptional regulator: MNMQQFSSVTGLSAHTLRYYEKIGLLRNVQRSKSGHRVYTERDLAWVEFVLKLKETGMPLEGILRYATLRAEGSQTVHARQSLLEEHREALLLHIERQKILLAALDQKIDLYRENKVA; this comes from the coding sequence ATGAATATGCAGCAGTTTTCTTCCGTCACTGGCCTTAGTGCTCATACGCTTCGCTATTATGAAAAAATCGGCTTGCTCCGTAATGTTCAACGTAGCAAGAGCGGGCATCGTGTTTACACGGAACGAGATTTAGCATGGGTTGAATTTGTCCTTAAGCTTAAAGAAACAGGAATGCCATTAGAGGGGATTTTGCGTTATGCCACCCTTCGTGCCGAAGGAAGCCAAACCGTTCATGCTCGCCAATCGCTGTTAGAAGAGCATCGTGAAGCCTTGTTGTTACACATAGAACGGCAAAAGATATTACTGGCCGCTTTGGATCAGAAGATCGATTTATATCGAGAAAATAAAGTGGCTTGA
- a CDS encoding TSUP family transporter, with amino-acid sequence MSELFTLSFDIYAFLFIVAVIAAIIDAIAGGGGLLTVPCLLFCGLPPMLALGTNRFQAVIGESTTSLSFLLHQQINPQKLGLGIAFTSLGAIIGTFAVDALDKALLEALIPALMILITIYSIFSGQLKKNQASEPKMSLSLFMCLGGLLLGFYNGFFGPGTGSLWMVAFIALLGYTAKGASMMTKPLNLTGNVISLVLFIYLGHVDYVLGIVMGIGQIIGSLAGSRLVMSHGHRLVRPVFITVTLAMTLKLIYEQFPIQDLAFL; translated from the coding sequence GTGAGCGAGCTGTTTACCTTATCTTTTGATATCTATGCCTTTCTTTTTATTGTGGCGGTCATCGCAGCCATTATTGACGCCATTGCTGGTGGCGGTGGTCTATTGACTGTGCCTTGTCTGTTATTTTGTGGATTGCCACCGATGTTGGCACTTGGAACCAACCGATTTCAGGCGGTGATTGGGGAATCCACTACGTCGCTCTCTTTTCTACTTCATCAACAAATCAATCCGCAAAAATTGGGCTTAGGGATAGCCTTTACTAGCCTTGGCGCAATCATAGGTACCTTTGCCGTGGATGCTTTGGACAAGGCGTTACTCGAAGCATTGATTCCAGCACTGATGATTTTAATCACCATCTACTCCATCTTTTCTGGGCAACTTAAGAAGAATCAAGCCAGTGAACCCAAAATGTCGCTCAGCCTCTTTATGTGTTTGGGGGGATTGCTCTTGGGTTTTTATAATGGCTTCTTTGGTCCAGGCACAGGTTCTCTTTGGATGGTTGCCTTTATTGCTTTGCTTGGTTATACCGCCAAAGGCGCTTCGATGATGACTAAGCCGCTTAACTTAACTGGCAATGTTATCTCGTTGGTTCTTTTCATCTATTTGGGACATGTAGACTATGTTCTTGGTATCGTAATGGGCATCGGACAGATCATTGGCTCTCTTGCCGGAAGTCGCTTGGTGATGTCCCATGGACATCGCTTGGTTCGCCCCGTATTTATCACGGTCACGTTAGCGATGACATTGAAATTGATCTACGAACAATTCCCAATACAGGATTTGGCTTTCTTATGA